The stretch of DNA AATCCGGGATATTTTTGAGAGTCAAAATTCACTTCGACTAGGCCTTTTTGAATCCAGTCTGCGTATATTTCGTATTGCGCAGATTGCAGGGTGCCTGTGCGGTCTCGCTGAATTATGGATGCAATTCCTCTTGCATCCACCAGAATTTTGCAATCAAATGTTCCAGCACTCGTTACTGCCTGGCCTTGCCTGAATTCCTTGAGTGATGTCTTTACTCTGATCTCTGCTCCGTTTTTTTGCGCTTGGCGAGCAATCTGCTTGTCCAGCTCACGCCTGTTGATCACAATGACGTTCTGCTTTTTTGCGTCAATGTCTAGTGTTATTCCTCCCGGCGATGTCAAGCGCGCCTTTTGGATTGGAGAGTCCAGCGTTTTGGTGGATGGTATTATTCCTAGGTCTTGCAAGCCAGATGCTGACACAAGTCCACCACAATGCTCAGGCGTGCCAACTTCAAAGTCTTCTTCTAGTACTAGGACAGAATGGCCAGCCTTTGCTATCTCTCGTGCACAAAAAAGACCTGCAACGCTTGCCCCTGCAATCACAACCTCATATGACAATTTGCTGTCTTTTGGAATGATTTCCTTTAATTCATTTCGGAAATATTTGCAAAGTTTTTCAATGTGATGTATGGCAAGTAGTTGTTGGGCCTAAAACAAGTCATAATAGTACGGGCAGACCTTGGAATGGGAAAAGGCAAGATTGCAGCTCAGGTGGGGCACGCATGTGTACTTGGAGCAGAAAATGTTCGCAAGTCTCGCCCAGATTGGTTTTCCAAGTGGTGGCAAGGCCAAGCAAAAATAGTGCTCAAGGTAAATTCCGAGTCCGAGCTTGAATCAATAAAGCGGGACGCAATAGAGATGGGCCTTCCATGGGCCGAGGTGACTGATGCAGGCCACACACAGATAGCGCCTGGCACATTTACATGCCTTTCAATAGGTCCTGCCCCAGAAGAGCAAATAGACAAGATAACAAGTGAGCTCAAGCTGCTATGATGCCCAGAATAGATATAATGTGGTAAACAAAAACGTGACTTGTGAAGAAAAAGGGAATAGCAGTAGCAATATTTTTTGGAGTAATTCTAATAACATCAACACTGGCACTTGCACTAAACTCTAGCCCAAGCCAGCAAAACCCGCTGACAAAGACCACCATTACCGGAACACCGGCAGACAACTTTCCGGATTTGGATAGGCCAAAGTTCTGTGGCGCCAGTAATGCAAAATCAAATCAATATGTAACTGAATACAAAATCCCGACTGACTGCACACAACCACTAGCAATCACAACTGATGACTCTGGAACTGTGTACTTTGTTCAGACAAACACCGGCAAAATAGCAAAATTTGATCCAGACACAGAATACTTTGTGGAATATCCAAACCCTGACTGGCCACAGGGCGGGCGCTCTATGATGTGGGGAATTGATTATTCATTTGGCGATGTTTGGTATACCGATGATTCGTTTGACTCTATCTGGAAATTTTCAACAACTGAAGAAAAATACTCTCGTGTAGGCTTTCCAACACAGGAAGACTCGCTTCCGCAACACCTCAAGGTGCTTGGCAACCAAATTATAGTAAACGACTTTTATGAAGGCAAAATAAGCCTCTATGATCGCACACAAACCTCAAAAGACAAAACATACACAAACATCCCGACTCCTATTCCGGGCTCTTTTGTTGGCGGATTTGATGTGGATTCTGATGGAAACATCTGGTACACAAACTGGATGCTCAGACAAGGCGGCGCACTGATAAAATTCGACTATAACTCGTTTGCAGACTATGTCGCATCAGGCACTGGCAAAAATGTAACCGTACTGGACTTTTCAGAGACCTTCAACCTGCCTCAATCAATTGCCGCGCCAAACGGACTGGCAGTGGACAAGAACGGAAATGTCTGGCTTGCAGACACTGCCAGCAGCAACTTTTACAAGTTTACAGAATCGACTGAATCCTATACTAGATACACTACTCCAATTGCACCGCTTGCAACATATGGCAACGCAACCGGCATGATCAAGACTCCTGTCAGCCAGCCTTATTGGGCGCAAATTGAAGGCGACAAATTATACTTTAATGAGCAGGCATCAAACGCACTGGCGGTATTTGACATTGAGCAAGAATATCTGGTGGAATATCACGTGCCGTCAAGAAACCCAAACTGGGCCGACTGTGGTGACAAATCCGACTGTGGAATTGCGCAGGTCTTTGGATTTGACGTGGCAGGAGACAAAATCTGGTTTACCCAGTGGGTTGAAAACAAAATTGGCAAAGTAGACCTTGCAAAACCACTATCGACTACCGTTTCTACCTCAAGCAAGCAACTAACAATTCCAAAGGGGCAGACTGCGTCAGTTGACGTAATGATATCCACAAACCAAAACACGGAAATCCTGTCAAAGGCAACATCCGAGTTCTCTGATATTATAGTAAAAACTCCAGTTTCAACTATCTCTGAATCCCAGTCAGTTCCAGTATCGATTGTGACTAACCCGTCTGCACTTCCTGGCACCTACAAGGTCCTAGTCTCTGCAAGGACTGCGGATGTTACCGTGTCTGAATTTATCACAGTAACAATAACGCAGTGATTCCAAAAATAGACTCTGATATTGGAATAGGGGTGTACACCACAAAATTTGCAGGCTGCGGTGGAAAGATTCGCACCAGGCCTGAAGATTTTTTAGTATCGGAGGTTCTAGGCAAAAAGACACGTGCATCTCTTTGCGGTGACGGCTATGCAGTGTATAGACTAAAAAAATCTGGAATCGACACGAATCACGCACTTGATCTAGTTTTCAAAAAAACCGGCGCAAGGCTCAAGGCGCTGGGGCTCAAGGACGCACATGCCGTAACTATACAATATGTATGCTCTATGGCACAGGGAAAGACAATTCCAAATTATTCCGATGGCAAGATCACACTGGAGAGAATTGGATTTGCAAAAAAACCACTCTCTGCCAAAGACATGACTGGGAATAACTTTGTCATACGTATAGATGGTGCAGACTCGACACTATCCAGCTTTGCAGAATCTGACAAAATTCTGAATTTCTACGGATACCAGAGATTTGGCTCCAAGCGGCCAGTAACACACCTAATTGGCAAGGCGATAATCCAAAAAAGATTTTCAGATGCAGTAAGCCTGTTATTGTCGTTTACTTCGCAATATGATTCGCAGGAAAACACCAAACTAAGGCAGGAAATGGAAGATCCGGCAAACTATTCCAAAGTGCTGGATGTAATTCCGCCACAAATGGACCTAGAAAAAATCGTTCTACGACAAATGATAGAGCACGGGGACCCAAAAAAGGCACTCCACGAGCTACCAATTGGGATTCGCAGGCTGTATGTTGAGGCATACCAGTCATACTTGTTCAATCTCACACTGACTAGTGCGTACCAGTATGGCGAGGATCTCTTTGCGCCGCAACAAGGCGATGTCTGCTTTGACAAAAACGCCAAGCTTGGCAAATACCAAATGGATGACTCACAAAAGCTAGCAATTCCAATGGTCGGCTTTTCCTATTTCAAAAAGACCAGATTTGACTATCATGTCTCAAAGATATTAGAGCAAGAACAAGTCACGCCGTCTGATTTCTATCTAAAGGAAATGCAGGAATCATCCAACGAAGGTGGATTTAGAAGCGCTGCCATACATTGTGATGACTTTACAATAAAGTCTGATACGGTAAGCTTTACGCTTCAGCGCGGATCGTTTGCCACAATGATAATGCGCGAAATAATCAAGCCGCAGAGCCCACTTGAGGCTGGTTTTTAAAGAATTTAGCTCGTACGTTAACTGATTTTAATAATCATTTAATACTCTAAATCTTGGGCAAGAATCAATCATGAAATACAGCGAGATCCCAAGTGGTACTCAGGTCTCTATTATCATTCCAACATATAATGAGTCACAAAACATACTCAAAATTCTAAAATCAATTCAGGACAATTTGCCAAAGAACACCAGGGCACAAACCATAGTAGTTGACGACAATTCACCGGACGGCACAGGCAAGCTAGTCGAAGAATACATGCAAAGCGTCAAAAAGTTTGCAAATAATACCATCGAGGTAATACACAGAAAGACAAAGGACGGCCTGGCATCTGCAATACTCAAGGGAGTGCAGCTTGCCACTGGCAATACTATTGTTGTCATGGACAGTGATTTATCACACCCTGCAAGCCTTTTACCAAAAATGATTGATGCACTAAAGCATCCAAAATACGACATTGTCGTCGCATCGCGATACGTAAACGGCGGCGCTATTGTCGGATGGACTAGAAAAAGAAAATTCCTCTCAAAACTTGCTACATTTATCGCAAAGCGTGGCCTTGGTGTGCGCACCAAAGACCCAATGTCTGGCTTTTTTGCATTCAAAAAACCGGTGATTCAGGGCTTGAGCTTTGACGCCATAGGCTACAAGATGCTGCTTGAAATACTAGTCAAGGCAAAGAGCGCAAACGTCTTGGAAATACCCTACACATTTACAAACCGGGAATTTGGCAAAAGCAAGCTAGACTCTAAAACAATATTTGATTATCTCAAGGCAGTCTGGAAGCTATATCGATACGGCAAGGAAGCAAACAAGGAAGAAAGACGCAAATCTGTCAGCTTTTTCTCAAAGGCAGGCAGATTCTACTCTATTGGCGCAATCGGTCTTGCCATAAACTATGTAGTCTCGTCGCTCTTTACGGACGTGGTGTCTGATCTGTGGTATCTGCACGCCACCATAATTGGCATTGCAGTGTCCATGTCTAGTAACTTTGTTCTCAACAAAATATGGACCTTTGAGGATCGCAACTTTGAGCCAAAACACGCATCAATTCAATATGCCAAATTCATGGGACTAAGCTCGCTTGGTGCGCTAGCGCAGCTTGCAATGGTGTATTTGCTAGTTGATCACAACAAAATGGACTATCCTCTGGCACTTGTTCTGGCTGTTGCAACAAGCGCACTGTCGAATTTTGTACTGAACAAAAAACTGACATTCAAAGAAAAAGTATGGTCTTAATTTCAGAAAGCTAAAATACCTATCCCAGTTAACGCCAAATCGATGATGGATCCAATCTTCATCGTAGCTATAGTATTTTTGGTACTTGGAGGAGCCTTTGGAGGCTATGTCGTGTATCACAAAGAGACCGTCATCAGGCCACTGGAAATAGAAGAACACAATGCAGTGGAAAAAATGTCATGCGATGAACTAAGACTAAAGCACGAAGGAGGACAATACTGGTCCTTTAACAACTGGAAGCTTGGCAACACCAAGATTTGCGGATGCCCCAACCCACCACCACAATGCACCGGTGGCGGCGGACACTAGATGATTTTTATTTTTGATTTGTATCTTTACAAATAATGTTTGACTTTTCCGTATCAAAGGCACCAGAATTTCCGGAATTTGACTGGCTAAACACAAACTCGGACATTTCATTATCAAAACTAAGGGGGCATGTCGTGGTGCTGGACTTTTGGACGTATTGCTGTATAAACTGCATGCATACATTACCAACACTTGCCAAGCTAGAGCATGTATATAGCGACAAGCCGGTTGTGTTCATAGGGGTTCACTCGGGCAAGTTTTCTAGCGAACAAGAGACAAAAAACGTCCAATCTGCCATTCTGCGATACGAAATAGAGCACCCTGTCATAGTGGACAGGCAAATGAAGATCTGGCAGAGCTTTGGCGTGCGGGCGTGGCCTACAATAGTGATACTGGATCCTGCGGGAAATGTGGTGTATCACCAGTCCGGCGAAGGGCAATACGACGTCATCTCTGACACAATTGATGTGTTGTTGCAAAAATATGAGCAAAAGGGCACTCTGGCAAGAGTGCCACTAGACATCAAGCCATCTAGGCCTGCAAAAAACAACACACCGTCGTTTCCAGGCAAACTATCCATTTCACAATCAGGCAAAATCGCAATAAGTGATTCTAATCATAATAGAATCATAATAGTTGATGTTTCTGGCAATATCTTGAATGTTATCGGAAGTGGAAAAGTCGGACTCAAAGACGGCGGTTTTGCAGTTGCAGAGTTTTTCAGGCCGCAAGGCGTTGCGTGGAATGGTGATGTATTGTTTGTTGCAGACACTGAAAATCATTCATTGCGTAAAATTGACTTTGCGCAAAACAAAGTACTAACAGTTGCAGGAACTGGCAAGCAGGGACCGTGGCGCTCGCAAGGAGGAAGAGGAATCGCGACTGCAATCAGCTCGCCATGGGATGTTGCATGCAAGGACAACCTAGTCTATGTTGCAATGGCAGGAAATCACCAAATTTGGACATATGATATTACAACTGAGATGATACTGCCGTTTGCTGGTACCGGCCAGGAAGACATCATAGACGGCCCGGCAAAATCCGCGCAACTGGCACAGCCAAGTGGTCTGTCCATTTCCGGAAATGTACTGTATTTTGCAGACAGTGAAACATCTGCAATAAGAAAAATCGACCTTGCAACAAACACTGTACAGTCTTTGGTCGGCCATGGATTATTCGAATTTGGCCACGAAGATGGTCATACTGACTCTGCATTATTTCAACACCCTCTGGGATTGTGTGCAACACCTGAGGCGATATTTGTTGCAGACACGTACAATTCCGCAATTCGAGTAATTGATCTAAAAACAAGCCAGGTTTACACGCTTATTGGCAAGACAGAAAAAGAGACAGTCTGCCTTCCAGAGAATCCGTCTTGCGATATTTTGGCACTATACGAGCCTAGCGACGTAGAACTATACGAAGGAAGACTCTATATTTCTGACACAAACAACCATCTGATCCGCGTCTTTGATCTAAAGACAAACACGCTATCCACGCTGGAGATAAAATGACCCAGACTGCATATGTGCTGGTTAGCTGCATGATGGGCCAAGAACATTCCATCCTGGAGCAAATACGGACAATCCCTCAGGTAAAAACAGCAATAATAACATACGGCGAATACGACATTGTCGCAAAAATAGAGACCAGCACCGCTCAAGAGATGGCAGAAATAATTTCTTCACAAATAAGGCAAATCCAAAAAATTCGAAGCACTATAACCTTGCACGTAATCTAGCTCGCACATACAAAAATACGCCCGCCCCACAGACTGCAACTCCGGATAGTATGATTGCGATTCCGTAGTAGATCCAGTCCTTGTTATAGTACATAAACGAGGATTCCGGTCCTACGACACCTCTGCCTTGGTATTGGAACAATACACCAAAGCAAATCATTATTGCACCGATTATCATGATGATCTTTTTCATCATGTCTTGGCAGATGTTGTATCTGTTAAATGCTTGTAGGCCTGATAATCATTAAATTAGTTTTAATAGCATTTGGTGTTTCACAAAAAGTATGAAGTACGCAGTAATTATTGCGGTTGTATTTGCAGTAGGCTTGCTCTTTGTTGGGGCAAACCTTTCCGCAGATGCAGCAAAATCCAGTGGAACAAAAAACCAGCAGTTTGGAAAAGGCTCACAAATCCAAGTATGTGGTACACATTTCTGCGCATCCGATCCTTCGCTGAAAAAGCATGTCGACCATGAGAAAAACAAGCCGACCCAAGACGACCTACGAGCGCTATTTAACAGAATGGACAAAATCCACAAACAGCACCAAGATCAGCTCTTGGACAAGTGGAGACTGATGACAAACGCAGAGCGCGTCCAATTCATAAAACAAATGAACGAGATGATGACAAAGATGGAGTCAATTGATATGGCTACTCACATGGAGCAGATGCTTGTGGACCAGCACGATGCATCCCACACAAAGATGAAGGACCAAGTCCACAAAAAGACAAAAACAGGCAAATAAGCCTAGCCTTCTTTTTTTAATACACTAAAGTTGATAACAAGACCAAATGATTTTCCGTCATTTTCTTTAATCTGGTTTTGTCGAGGCTCAAAAATGTACAATTGGAGCGCAGACGCATACGGCGAGCGACGCTTTTCATTTGTTAATCTCATTGTCTTTGCCTCGGCTGCATCAATTGCAATTTTATTGTTCTTGGTGTTTGCGCCGCAGATTCGCGAGCTGACACAAAGTATTCCATATCTAATAGAACTAGCATATTTTCCGACAATCTTTGTCGGGTTTTTGTTTGGACTAAAGCTGACCGAGCGCGCAATCAGTCCTGCAGAAACGCGCAGCCCAATCAAGCGAGGAATAATCAAGATTTTGCTGTTCTTCTTTATTATAGGAGGGCTATTCAGCTCCGTAAGTTTTGCACTAAACGGCGGAATTCACCTGCCAGAAAAATCGGTACTAGAGATGGGCCTAGCAGACTGGGTTACGCAGTTTAGCTCTCATAATGGCGGCCTGACATTTCTTATTGTTACTAGCATTTCACTCATGGCAGTTGCCACAAAAAGAATCATAGGACTGCAGGGAATAGCAAACAGCATTTCGACGTTTTTTGGCACATTCATATTTTTTTCCATGGTTGCGTTGAGCCTATCGCATACAGAGCCTTCGGCGTCCCAGGTATACCTGTACACGTTTTACCATGCGGGAATAATTGGGGGGGCTCTATACAAAATGAACAAGCTCACATCAAACATGAACATGTGGGAAGACTTTGCTAATGGGTATAGGTAACTAGGGATTAGTTGATACGTCCATTGACTCGTCAAGATTGAGCGAGAGATTACGCCCCTCTGCGACTTTTTGCTCTTCTTGCTTTAGCTTCATCTCCTCTAGGAATTGCTTGTATTCGTGC from Candidatus Nitrosotenuis aquarius encodes:
- a CDS encoding lyase, coding for MKKKGIAVAIFFGVILITSTLALALNSSPSQQNPLTKTTITGTPADNFPDLDRPKFCGASNAKSNQYVTEYKIPTDCTQPLAITTDDSGTVYFVQTNTGKIAKFDPDTEYFVEYPNPDWPQGGRSMMWGIDYSFGDVWYTDDSFDSIWKFSTTEEKYSRVGFPTQEDSLPQHLKVLGNQIIVNDFYEGKISLYDRTQTSKDKTYTNIPTPIPGSFVGGFDVDSDGNIWYTNWMLRQGGALIKFDYNSFADYVASGTGKNVTVLDFSETFNLPQSIAAPNGLAVDKNGNVWLADTASSNFYKFTESTESYTRYTTPIAPLATYGNATGMIKTPVSQPYWAQIEGDKLYFNEQASNALAVFDIEQEYLVEYHVPSRNPNWADCGDKSDCGIAQVFGFDVAGDKIWFTQWVENKIGKVDLAKPLSTTVSTSSKQLTIPKGQTASVDVMISTNQNTEILSKATSEFSDIIVKTPVSTISESQSVPVSIVTNPSALPGTYKVLVSARTADVTVSEFITVTITQ
- a CDS encoding thioredoxin-like domain-containing protein, whose protein sequence is MFDFSVSKAPEFPEFDWLNTNSDISLSKLRGHVVVLDFWTYCCINCMHTLPTLAKLEHVYSDKPVVFIGVHSGKFSSEQETKNVQSAILRYEIEHPVIVDRQMKIWQSFGVRAWPTIVILDPAGNVVYHQSGEGQYDVISDTIDVLLQKYEQKGTLARVPLDIKPSRPAKNNTPSFPGKLSISQSGKIAISDSNHNRIIIVDVSGNILNVIGSGKVGLKDGGFAVAEFFRPQGVAWNGDVLFVADTENHSLRKIDFAQNKVLTVAGTGKQGPWRSQGGRGIATAISSPWDVACKDNLVYVAMAGNHQIWTYDITTEMILPFAGTGQEDIIDGPAKSAQLAQPSGLSISGNVLYFADSETSAIRKIDLATNTVQSLVGHGLFEFGHEDGHTDSALFQHPLGLCATPEAIFVADTYNSAIRVIDLKTSQVYTLIGKTEKETVCLPENPSCDILALYEPSDVELYEGRLYISDTNNHLIRVFDLKTNTLSTLEIK
- the pth2 gene encoding peptidyl-tRNA hydrolase Pth2; protein product: MGLKQVIIVRADLGMGKGKIAAQVGHACVLGAENVRKSRPDWFSKWWQGQAKIVLKVNSESELESIKRDAIEMGLPWAEVTDAGHTQIAPGTFTCLSIGPAPEEQIDKITSELKLL
- a CDS encoding Lrp/AsnC ligand binding domain-containing protein; this translates as MTQTAYVLVSCMMGQEHSILEQIRTIPQVKTAIITYGEYDIVAKIETSTAQEMAEIISSQIRQIQKIRSTITLHVI
- the truD gene encoding tRNA pseudouridine(13) synthase TruD; this translates as MIPKIDSDIGIGVYTTKFAGCGGKIRTRPEDFLVSEVLGKKTRASLCGDGYAVYRLKKSGIDTNHALDLVFKKTGARLKALGLKDAHAVTIQYVCSMAQGKTIPNYSDGKITLERIGFAKKPLSAKDMTGNNFVIRIDGADSTLSSFAESDKILNFYGYQRFGSKRPVTHLIGKAIIQKRFSDAVSLLLSFTSQYDSQENTKLRQEMEDPANYSKVLDVIPPQMDLEKIVLRQMIEHGDPKKALHELPIGIRRLYVEAYQSYLFNLTLTSAYQYGEDLFAPQQGDVCFDKNAKLGKYQMDDSQKLAIPMVGFSYFKKTRFDYHVSKILEQEQVTPSDFYLKEMQESSNEGGFRSAAIHCDDFTIKSDTVSFTLQRGSFATMIMREIIKPQSPLEAGF
- a CDS encoding glycosyltransferase, which gives rise to MKYSEIPSGTQVSIIIPTYNESQNILKILKSIQDNLPKNTRAQTIVVDDNSPDGTGKLVEEYMQSVKKFANNTIEVIHRKTKDGLASAILKGVQLATGNTIVVMDSDLSHPASLLPKMIDALKHPKYDIVVASRYVNGGAIVGWTRKRKFLSKLATFIAKRGLGVRTKDPMSGFFAFKKPVIQGLSFDAIGYKMLLEILVKAKSANVLEIPYTFTNREFGKSKLDSKTIFDYLKAVWKLYRYGKEANKEERRKSVSFFSKAGRFYSIGAIGLAINYVVSSLFTDVVSDLWYLHATIIGIAVSMSSNFVLNKIWTFEDRNFEPKHASIQYAKFMGLSSLGALAQLAMVYLLVDHNKMDYPLALVLAVATSALSNFVLNKKLTFKEKVWS